In the genome of Terriglobia bacterium, the window GAGGGTCGTGTCGATCTTCCATGGTCCCGTGCAGATCGGTTTTCGCGAATCGTACACCCGAACCCAGTGTGGCCGCCGCGACGCAACCATCTTCACCAATGCCGCGATCCAGTGACTCCACAAGAATCCTCGCGAGCCTCGGCGGAAGCGGAAATTGCGCGAGACGATTCGCCATCGCACCACGCGCACCCAACCTATCCAGCAACGTCTCCGCCGCCGTGACCGACGCAACCGGCGGCGCATCCAGCCAAAACAATTCCGAAATATCCGATATCCCCATGGCGCGCAGGTCCAGGCAAAGTTGCGACAAGTCCGCGCGCACGATCTCGGGCTGGTCATGACCGACCCTTCGCGAGAAGTCCTCTTCGCTGTACAACCGAAGAACCCGTCCCGGCCCCGTTCGTCCCGCGCGCCCTGCCCGCTGCTTAGCCGAAGCCTTACTCACCCGGGCAACCGTCAGCGTCGGAAGGCCGCTCCACGGCGAATAACTCGCCATGCGTGCCAGGCCACTATCGATCACCGCCGTGATTCCCTCCAATGTCACCGAGCTCTCCGCCACATTCGTCGACAGGATCAATTTTCGCTGCGATGACGGCGAGACAGCCGCGTCCTGCTCGGCCGGCGAAAGCCCACCATGCAGAGGAAGCGCGAGCAAGCCATACTTCCGCGTCACCGATACGCATTCGCGGATCGCACGCCGAATCTCCGCGACACCCGGCAGAAACGTCAGAATGTCTCCCGAACCGTCTTCGCGGCAAAGCTTTTCGACGGCGTTCCTGACCTGCACTTCAAGAGGCTCAGGCGTGTAAGGCTGGTGTTCGATTTTGAGATCAAACTGCCGTCCCTGCACCTGCAAGGTTGGACAGTTCAGATAGGCCTCGATTGGCGCCGCATCGAGTGTCGCGGACATCACCACGATCCGCAGTTCGGGGCGCGACCGTTGCAAGCGGGAGAGCAACGCCAGCGCGAGGTCCGTTTCCAAATGTCGTTCATGAAACTCATCCAGCACCACGACGCTGACGCCGTTCAAACTCGGATCCGACAACAAGCGCCTTGTGAGAATGCCCTCGGTGACGAAACGAAGCCGCGTCTGTGGGCCAGCGAGCCCTTCAAACCGCACCTGGTAACCGACCGTCTCTCCGAGCTTTTCCCCGAGTTCGCTTGCGACTCGCCGAGCCGCCAACCGCGCAGCGATGCGCCTCGGCTCCAGGACGATGACTTCGCCTGCTACAGCGCCAAGCAGCGCCGGAGGCACACGCGTCGTTTTGCCTGCGCCTGGCGCGGCCTCGATAACAAGGTTCGGATTTCGCGCCAACGACGCGAGGACTTCCGGGATGATCTCGTCGATTGGAAGTGGCGGCCTTCGGTTCACAGAGCCCATCGGAACACGGCATTTCCATCTGCGTCAATGTCCCTGCGCATTTCTGGAGCTTCGGTTGCACGGCGGACAGCCGAGTTATTTTGGAGGCGCCGTTAGTTGTTCGAGCGTCCGCTTCAAGTCGTCCAGCTTCTGGCCCGCCTCGCCGAGTTTGCCCTCGGAGGTCAGCCGCTGATAATCAGACAGATCTTTGGCGGCTTTGGTGATGAGGTCGTTCCGGTCAGGTCCGGCCGCTTGCGGCGTGCCGACAGCGGTTGCTGCCTGGGTGGCCGTTGGGGTCGCATTGGCGGCTCCGAACAGGGCAGACATGGCCGATTCGAACGTAGGCCCGTACGCCAGCCGATCCTGTAAGGCGAGCACGACCAGGCGCAACTCCGGCATGGGGCTTCGTTCGGCTTGCAGGTAGATTGGTTCGGCGTACAGGATTGCCTTGCCCATCGGAATGACCAGCATGGAGCCGCGTCGCACGTGCGATCCTTGCTGGTTCCATAAGGTCAATTGCCCAGAAAGTTCAGCGTTTTGATCAATGCGGGCTTCAATCTGCAGCGGCCCATCAATCAGCTTCGTTTTGGGGAAGTCGTAGACCACGGCATTTCCATATTGTGCGCCGTCGCTTCGCCCGCCAATCCAGCCAATCAAGTTGTTCCGATTGGCAGGGGTGAACGGCAGTATCTCCATAAATTCCGCCGTGGTATCGCCCGGGAGCTTCATCAGGATGAAGTTCGGTTCCATCGTCTGCGTCGCTTGTTGACCGTTTTCTGTGCTGGCCACCTCGCTGGCGACGTTCCAAAGATCCTCGCGGTTGTAAAACACTTCCGGCTCCGTCATGTGGTAAAGGCAGTAGACCTGCGCCTGCATTGCGAGCAGCAGCTCCGGGTAACGCACATGGTTGCGCAACTCGGCTGGCATCGCGGAGGCATCCTTGAACAAAGTAGGAAAAAGACGGCGATACGCGGCGATGATCGGGTCGTTGCTGTCAAAAACATAGAACGTGGTCGACCCATCATAGGCGTCGATGACCACCTTGACGCTGTTCCTGATGTAGTTAATGCGGTCGTCGCCCAACGGGTAATGTGTCGAATACGGATATGTATCCGAAGTAGTGAAGGCGTCCATCATCCAGTACAGTCGGCCATCTTCTCCGACCACCATGTAGGGATCGGGGTCGAGGGTCAGGAACGGAGCCAAGGCCGAAACTCGCGCGACCACATTACGTCGCATTAGAAGACGGCTCTCGCTGTTCACATCATCGCTGAATGGCAGTTTTCCCAAGTCGTCGCGGCCCGCGGCTATCAGGAGACGGCGAAAGAAGCCGCCGATCCTGATGCCGGCCTGCCCCTGGTAAGACGTGAAGCTATTCGCCTGGCCTTGCGGATAATTGAATTCCTTTTGCCGCGTGTTGACGTAAA includes:
- the hrpB gene encoding ATP-dependent helicase HrpB, translated to MGSVNRRPPLPIDEIIPEVLASLARNPNLVIEAAPGAGKTTRVPPALLGAVAGEVIVLEPRRIAARLAARRVASELGEKLGETVGYQVRFEGLAGPQTRLRFVTEGILTRRLLSDPSLNGVSVVVLDEFHERHLETDLALALLSRLQRSRPELRIVVMSATLDAAPIEAYLNCPTLQVQGRQFDLKIEHQPYTPEPLEVQVRNAVEKLCREDGSGDILTFLPGVAEIRRAIRECVSVTRKYGLLALPLHGGLSPAEQDAAVSPSSQRKLILSTNVAESSVTLEGITAVIDSGLARMASYSPWSGLPTLTVARVSKASAKQRAGRAGRTGPGRVLRLYSEEDFSRRVGHDQPEIVRADLSQLCLDLRAMGISDISELFWLDAPPVASVTAAETLLDRLGARGAMANRLAQFPLPPRLARILVESLDRGIGEDGCVAAATLGSGVRFAKTDLHGTMEDRHDPRTKQHIEQLRRIARPPKQKRHNDDALLISVLTGFPDRVARRRAGNQVLLSNGKSAEVAGEPPAYEFMVALDAEERSDKTLPLIRMTARIEPEWLVDLFPDSVREQSGVNWNHKTERVDAVSELLYDELVIEESRGATPDPDAAADLLAQKALEAGLERFIDLDALEQVRARAMFAGLQPADGADVLRELSSGLRSFTELRKAAEGFIPLLEQKVGRHKLEKLAPATVRLPNGRQTKIHYEPGKPPWVASRLQDFFGMRETPRIGPNSTPLTVHLLAPNHRAVQTTTDLAGFFERLYPQVRRELMRRYPKHAWPERP